In Apium graveolens cultivar Ventura chromosome 10, ASM990537v1, whole genome shotgun sequence, the following are encoded in one genomic region:
- the LOC141692068 gene encoding uncharacterized protein LOC141692068, giving the protein MWHAFFGVPGAQNNINVLGQSPVFDKVIAGNSPTVVFHVNGKRYNNVYYLADGIYPRYSTFVKTISNPATQSQKLFAKKQEAYRKDVERCFGILQSLWAILRHSARMHKHSTLRSIMMTCIILHNMIVDDEFVEDEFVESVEEDLMNPSTTQVYDGPVDCNGVRIPFAPVQRDGRINKHFGIVLRTWNQLISIQCYKMI; this is encoded by the coding sequence ATGTGGCACGCTTTCTTCGGTGTGCCTGGAGCTCAAAATAATATTAACGTTCTAGGCCAGTCTCCCGTGTTTGATAAAGTCATCGCAGGAAATAGCCCAACAGTGGTGTTTCATGTCAATGGAAAAAGATACAACAATGTATATTATCTTGCTGATGGGATTTATCCTAGGTATTCAACATTTGTAAAAACCATATCAAATCCTGCCACTCAATCACAAAAGTTGTTTGCTAAGAAACAGGAGGCATATCGTAAAGATGTAGAGAGGTGTTTTGGTATCTTGCAATCTCTATGGGCTATTCTTCGCCACAGCGCTCGGATGCATAAACATTCCACACTTAGAAGTATCATGATGACTTGCATTATATTACATAACATGATAGTTGATGATGAATTCGTGGAAGATGAATTTGTAGAGTCAGTAGAAGAAGATCTAATGAATCCATCGACAACACAGGTGTATGATGGGCCAGTAGATTGTAATGGAGTAAGAATTCCTTTTGCACCAGTACAAAGAGATGGAAGAATCAACAAGCATTTTGGGATTGTATTGAGAACTTGGAATCAGCTTATATCCATACAATGCTACAAAATGATTTGA
- the LOC141692069 gene encoding uncharacterized protein LOC141692069, with protein sequence MNALKRLLSQRQQHSQEESEIMNTMVTEAEIVMDFINTPDESQGRGSRPGKSSNHHRQRLSREKNLMEDYFVDRPIFSEDDFRQRYRMRTHVFNHIMTALCTQVSYWHQKEDAVGLLGLLPQQKMTAALRMLAYGAAADQCAEICRMGESTTLECMKKLCQQVEGLFGEEYLRAPTPADLRRLLARGEQMEFPSMIGSIDCMHWEWKNCPSGWGL encoded by the coding sequence ATGAATGCATTAAAAAGATTGTTGAGTCAGAGGCAACAACATAGTCAAGAAGAGTCTGAAATCATGAATACCATGGTGACCGAAGCGGAAATAGTGATGGATTTCATCAATACTCCAGATGAATCACAAGGACGTGGCTCACGGCCTGGAAAATCTTCCAATCATCATAGACAAAGGCTATCGAGGGAAAAAAATCTTATGGAAGATTACTTCGTTGATCGTCCAATATTCAGTGAAGATGACTTTCGCCAAAGGTATAGAATGCGTACTCATGTTTTCAATCACATCATGACAGCTCTTTGCACTCAAGTTTCATATTGGCATCAAAAAGAAGATGCAGTTGGATTATTAGGGTTGCTACCTCAACAAAAAATGACTGCTGCATTACGAATGCTAGCTTACGGTGCAGCGGCCGATCAATGTGCCGAAATTTGTAGAATGGGAGAATCAACTACACTTGAGTGCATGAAAAAATTATGCCAGCAAGTCGAAGGACTCTTTGGTGAAGAGTACCTTCGTGCTCCAACACCTGCAGATTTAAGAAGGCTCCTTGCCAGGGGAGAACAAATGGAATTTCCAAGTATGATTGGAAGTATTGATTGTATGCACTGGGAGTGGAAGAATTGTCCAAGCGGGTGGGGCTTATAG